A region of Paenibacillus sp. JNUCC-31 DNA encodes the following proteins:
- a CDS encoding UDP-N-acetylmuramoyl-L-alanyl-D-glutamate--2,6-diaminopimelate ligase produces the protein MLLKQLLSTLTTARVIGEPNTECQNLQTDSRQVQPGDLFICLPGHTVDGHHFAEKAVNAGAVALVVERELDLPVPQLLVKDSRFAMAVLANSFFDSPSRKMNMIGVTGTNGKTTTTYLIEKIMSDFGQKTGLIGTIQMRYDGRTYPMSGTTPEALDLQRSLHDMVQAGTNCCVMEVSSHALEQGRVKGTEFRTAVFTNLTQDHLDYHHSMEEYRAAKGLFFARLGNGYTEDASKRKFAVINADDPAAAYFSSVTAAEVITYGMEDHADVRASQISITSQGTSFHVDTFRGSTDIRLRMVGKFNVYNAMAAIAAALVENVPLEEIKRSLETVPGVDGRVEAVDEGQPFAVIVDYAHTPDGLENVLRTVKEFAEGRVICVFGCGGDRDRTKRPLMGKIAAKYSDIVLVTSDNPRTEDPDLILKDIEQGLIEDGIQADRYTMIVDRRQAIHEAIEMASPADVVLIAGKGHETYQIIGTTKTDFDDRIIAKEAIRGKSN, from the coding sequence GTGCTTTTAAAACAACTTTTATCAACGCTGACAACCGCCCGTGTTATTGGCGAACCAAATACAGAATGCCAAAACCTACAGACAGATTCTCGCCAGGTACAACCGGGAGATCTGTTTATCTGTCTTCCGGGACATACGGTCGATGGACATCATTTTGCGGAGAAGGCCGTAAACGCTGGAGCTGTTGCTCTGGTAGTGGAACGTGAGCTGGATCTGCCTGTTCCGCAACTGTTGGTCAAAGACAGCCGTTTTGCAATGGCTGTATTGGCAAATTCCTTTTTTGACTCGCCAAGCCGCAAGATGAATATGATTGGTGTAACGGGAACCAACGGGAAAACAACGACAACCTACTTGATAGAAAAAATCATGAGTGATTTTGGTCAGAAAACGGGGTTGATCGGGACCATTCAAATGCGTTATGACGGTCGCACATACCCAATGTCAGGCACAACGCCGGAAGCGCTCGACTTGCAGCGCAGTCTGCATGATATGGTTCAAGCAGGTACGAACTGCTGTGTTATGGAAGTATCCTCCCACGCTCTGGAGCAAGGTCGTGTTAAGGGAACGGAATTCCGAACTGCCGTGTTTACCAATCTGACGCAGGATCATCTGGATTACCATCATTCCATGGAAGAATATCGCGCAGCCAAAGGATTGTTCTTTGCAAGGCTGGGTAACGGTTATACGGAGGATGCTTCGAAGCGCAAATTTGCTGTGATCAACGCAGATGATCCTGCAGCAGCATATTTTAGTTCTGTTACAGCGGCTGAAGTGATTACATACGGCATGGAAGACCATGCAGATGTTCGCGCATCCCAAATATCCATTACCTCTCAAGGTACTTCTTTCCATGTGGACACCTTCCGTGGCAGCACGGATATTCGTCTACGGATGGTCGGCAAATTCAATGTGTACAATGCAATGGCTGCCATTGCTGCTGCGTTGGTTGAGAATGTTCCGTTGGAAGAGATCAAACGTAGCCTGGAGACGGTACCTGGTGTAGATGGACGTGTAGAGGCTGTGGATGAAGGACAGCCGTTTGCTGTTATTGTTGATTATGCACACACTCCGGATGGCCTGGAGAACGTACTGCGGACAGTGAAAGAATTTGCTGAGGGACGTGTAATCTGTGTATTTGGGTGCGGTGGTGACCGAGATCGTACGAAACGCCCGTTAATGGGCAAAATTGCAGCGAAATATAGCGACATTGTATTGGTTACTTCCGATAATCCGCGTACAGAAGATCCTGATTTGATTCTTAAAGACATTGAACAGGGACTGATTGAAGATGGCATTCAAGCGGATCGGTATACCATGATTGTGGATCGGCGCCAGGCGATTCATGAAGCTATTGAAATGGCAAGCCCTGCCGATGTAGTATTGATTGCGGGCAAGGGCCACGAGACTTATCAAATCATTGGTACAACCAAAACGGACTTTGACGACCGGATCATAGCGAAAGAAGCGATAAGGGGCAAATCCAATTGA
- the spoVE gene encoding stage V sporulation protein E, whose protein sequence is MKQSRPAPDIWLLICILALLAIGIIMVYSAGSVLAFHDYGDSFYFVKRQLLFAGLGLAAMFVTANVDYRVWRKYAKPILIACFIMLIAVLIPGIGVVRGGARSWLGIGSFGIQPSEFMKLGMILFLAHWLSKEPGKIKTFTTGLLPPLGLIGLAFGIIMLQPDLGTGTVMLGASMLIIFTAGARMKHLLLLALGGVAGFAALIAAAPYRLQRITAFLDPWSDPLGAGYQIIQSLYAIGPGGLAGLGLGMSRQKYSYVPEPQTDFIFSILAEELGFIGGMIVLLLFLILVWRGMRVAMTVPDAFGSLLGVGIVGMVAVQVIINIGVVIGLMPVTGITLPLISYGGSSLTLMLTALGILLNLSRYAR, encoded by the coding sequence ATGAAACAGTCGCGACCGGCGCCGGATATCTGGCTCCTGATTTGTATTCTGGCATTGCTTGCCATCGGCATTATTATGGTCTATAGTGCGGGCTCGGTGCTGGCTTTCCATGACTATGGTGATTCATTTTATTTTGTCAAAAGACAGCTGTTGTTCGCCGGACTTGGGCTTGCTGCCATGTTTGTTACCGCAAATGTGGACTACCGGGTCTGGAGAAAATATGCCAAACCTATACTGATTGCCTGTTTTATCATGCTGATTGCGGTGCTGATTCCCGGCATCGGAGTAGTTCGTGGAGGGGCGCGAAGTTGGTTGGGCATTGGCTCGTTCGGCATACAGCCTTCTGAATTCATGAAATTGGGCATGATCCTGTTTCTTGCTCACTGGTTAAGCAAAGAACCTGGTAAAATCAAAACGTTCACCACGGGGCTTTTGCCACCGCTTGGATTGATTGGTTTGGCCTTTGGTATTATTATGCTTCAGCCCGATTTGGGGACAGGCACCGTAATGCTGGGTGCATCCATGCTTATTATTTTTACAGCAGGAGCACGGATGAAACATCTCTTGCTGCTCGCCCTTGGCGGGGTAGCAGGGTTTGCCGCGTTGATTGCAGCAGCTCCTTACCGATTGCAGCGAATAACGGCTTTTTTGGACCCGTGGTCTGATCCACTTGGTGCCGGATATCAGATTATTCAATCGTTATATGCGATCGGCCCCGGAGGACTTGCGGGCTTGGGGCTGGGGATGAGCCGACAAAAATACAGCTACGTTCCCGAGCCGCAAACGGATTTTATTTTCTCCATTTTGGCAGAAGAGCTTGGCTTCATTGGTGGAATGATTGTATTATTGCTGTTCCTGATACTGGTTTGGAGAGGGATGCGCGTAGCGATGACAGTACCGGATGCTTTTGGAAGTCTGCTGGGTGTCGGGATTGTGGGTATGGTGGCTGTACAGGTCATCATTAACATTGGTGTCGTTATTGGGCTTATGCCCGTTACGGGGATCACCCTTCCCCTTATTAGTTATGGCGGATCCTCTCTGACATTGATGTTGACAGCGCTAGGTATATTATTAAACTTATCCCGTTATGCGAGGTGA
- a CDS encoding stage V sporulation protein D, producing the protein MKGSSVNLRRRLLWSLMILVLLFSALVIRLAYVQLGEGPELSAKAEESWRRNIPYSAKRGEILDRNGTSLAYNVTTPTIMAIPAQVKEAETTARALAPLLGMTEEKVLATIKKRELIVRLQPGGRKITMEKAQHIRDLKLPGIVVAEDNKRFYPYDDLAAHILGFTGIDNQGLTGVEKKYDDKLNGLNGSVSYLSDAAGRLMPGSSEKYVEPKDGLNLKLTIDKSIQSIMERELDQAMVKFQANSALAIAMNPKTGEILGMASRPGYEPADYQQYPSEVYNRNLPIWMTYEPGSTFKIITLAAALEEKKVNLTQDQFYDPGFVEVGGARLRCWKKGGHGSQTFLQVVENSCNPGFVALGQKLGKESLFSYIKDFGFGTKTGIDLSGEASGILFKLSRVGPVELATTAFGQGVSVTPIQQVAAVSAAINGGKLYKPYVTKAWVHPVTGEVMEEAKPELVRQVISEATSKQVREALESVVAKGTGRPAFIDGYRVGGKTGTAQKVINGRYSSTEHIVSFIGFAPADDPQIVVYTAVDNPKGIQFGGVVAAPIVQNILEDSLHYMNVPVRKDQVAKQYKYGETKIVTVPDLTGATVEDLYEDLNMNFMLAKSGSGKYVINQAPKPGARVEQGSTIRIYMSDVLNDIHDHTKEEGQEP; encoded by the coding sequence GTGAAGGGATCAAGCGTAAATCTGCGGCGCAGGCTGCTGTGGAGTTTAATGATTTTAGTGTTGTTATTTTCTGCCCTGGTGATCAGGCTTGCTTATGTACAACTTGGGGAAGGCCCGGAATTGTCGGCGAAAGCGGAAGAATCCTGGCGGCGCAACATCCCCTATTCAGCCAAACGGGGAGAAATTCTGGATCGGAATGGAACTTCTCTGGCCTATAACGTGACAACTCCGACCATTATGGCGATTCCTGCTCAGGTGAAAGAAGCGGAAACAACAGCAAGAGCGCTTGCTCCTTTGCTGGGGATGACCGAAGAGAAAGTGCTGGCAACCATCAAGAAGAGAGAATTAATTGTCCGACTACAACCCGGTGGCCGCAAAATTACGATGGAGAAGGCTCAGCACATCCGTGATTTGAAGCTTCCGGGTATCGTTGTTGCCGAGGATAATAAACGCTTTTATCCTTATGACGATCTGGCGGCTCATATTCTTGGATTTACGGGCATTGATAATCAGGGGCTGACGGGCGTCGAAAAAAAATATGATGACAAGTTGAACGGTTTGAATGGCAGTGTGTCCTACTTGTCCGATGCGGCCGGAAGGCTTATGCCGGGCTCATCTGAGAAGTATGTGGAACCGAAGGATGGTCTGAACCTGAAACTGACTATTGATAAATCGATACAGTCCATCATGGAACGAGAGCTGGATCAGGCCATGGTCAAATTCCAGGCCAACTCGGCGCTTGCCATTGCCATGAATCCCAAAACGGGCGAAATTCTTGGCATGGCCAGCAGACCGGGCTATGAACCGGCGGATTATCAGCAATATCCTTCCGAAGTATACAACCGGAACTTACCGATCTGGATGACTTACGAACCAGGTTCAACGTTTAAGATCATTACGCTCGCAGCGGCACTGGAAGAGAAAAAGGTCAATCTGACCCAGGATCAGTTCTATGATCCCGGATTTGTTGAAGTCGGGGGCGCTCGCTTGCGCTGCTGGAAAAAGGGCGGCCATGGAAGTCAGACCTTCCTGCAGGTCGTGGAAAACTCCTGCAACCCCGGGTTTGTTGCTTTAGGGCAGAAGCTTGGCAAAGAATCGTTATTTTCTTACATTAAAGACTTTGGATTCGGCACGAAAACAGGAATCGACCTGAGTGGTGAGGCCAGCGGTATTCTGTTCAAACTGTCACGTGTAGGACCTGTAGAGCTTGCAACCACTGCTTTTGGTCAAGGGGTTTCCGTTACACCGATTCAACAAGTAGCTGCTGTGTCAGCAGCCATTAATGGTGGCAAACTATACAAGCCCTATGTTACTAAGGCATGGGTTCATCCGGTAACGGGAGAAGTGATGGAAGAAGCCAAGCCGGAACTGGTTCGACAAGTGATCTCGGAAGCTACGTCCAAGCAAGTGCGTGAAGCCCTGGAAAGTGTAGTTGCCAAAGGAACGGGACGTCCCGCGTTCATCGATGGATATCGGGTTGGCGGCAAAACGGGTACAGCCCAGAAGGTCATTAATGGACGTTATTCTTCTACCGAGCATATCGTATCTTTTATTGGTTTTGCTCCAGCTGACGATCCACAGATTGTTGTGTATACTGCGGTGGATAATCCGAAAGGGATTCAGTTTGGTGGCGTGGTTGCGGCTCCGATTGTGCAGAACATTCTTGAGGATTCGTTGCATTACATGAATGTTCCTGTTCGTAAGGATCAGGTAGCCAAACAATACAAGTATGGAGAGACCAAAATTGTGACGGTTCCCGATCTGACAGGAGCTACGGTCGAAGACTTGTATGAGGATCTGAATATGAATTTTATGCTGGCCAAATCCGGCAGTGGCAAATATGTTATTAACCAGGCGCCAAAGCCAGGAGCACGGGTGGAACAGGGATCTACCATACGCATCTATATGAGCGATGTTCTGAATGATATTCATGATCATACCAAGGAGGAAGGACAAGAGCCCTGA
- a CDS encoding penicillin-binding transpeptidase domain-containing protein has protein sequence MVKRIKMRTLLIGGCITLFFLVLIIRIFFIQVVNSGFWQEEAAGLVEREQTIKASRGSITDRNGNILATDSPAYTVSVNPELINQLGIEDVVIDKLSGLLGKNESEMRALVTAKKEDGTFFQQREVRSEGYKISPDLAAKVEEFREKLKDDYKGQNAIVMTQESKRYYPEETLASHLLGYMSRDGKAVNGLELSYDEQLTGTDGYLNYQKDAKGIKLPDSQDSYLPPQNGNNLKLTIDDTIQFYIENAMKEAVAQYNPLSMTVIAADPNTMEILGMANWPTFNPNTYGNTPDQKNFINHAIQSIYEPGSTFKIVTLAGAVEEKLFDPNATFESKRIYIGGYPISDNGHAYGRISYLEGVKRSSNIAFVNLGYNMLGGERLRHYIDQFGFGKKTGIDLPSESASPIKPLVYKSEIATAAYGHGLVQVTPIQQVAAVSAIANGGKLMEPHLVKEIINPNDGSSEVIKPKVVRQVISKESSKLVSGYLEQVVADQTIGTGRNAYIEGYRVAGKTGTARKVVNGDYSKSKDVVSFIGFAPVNNPKIAILVVIDQPDGANIGGGKAAAPVFKKIASQALQYMGVPKDTVKTTDKKSKTTPVVQAKAPDLSGKTAKQARSQLLNAGIAYETLGQGESVIRQYPVPGASMNPGQRIYLLTEESSKMKIPDLTGESLRDALEVLSLMKVGVTVKGEGYVVKQTEQVSGEQRTVQLSLQTAKAAVTGIADEAPESSDPTSEDKANNQVESDEAVNTEEAGKTSTTTTPSNETESSAETSDETSLP, from the coding sequence ATGGTAAAAAGAATAAAGATGCGCACGTTGCTTATAGGGGGATGCATTACCCTCTTTTTTCTTGTATTAATAATCCGCATATTTTTTATTCAGGTTGTTAATAGCGGTTTTTGGCAGGAAGAAGCCGCTGGTTTGGTAGAGCGTGAACAAACTATCAAGGCTAGTCGTGGTTCAATCACAGACCGGAATGGTAACATTCTGGCGACAGATTCTCCTGCATACACCGTGTCTGTGAATCCGGAGCTAATTAACCAGCTCGGCATTGAAGATGTGGTTATTGACAAATTGTCTGGTTTGTTGGGTAAAAACGAGAGCGAAATGCGTGCGCTTGTAACAGCCAAAAAGGAAGATGGGACATTCTTTCAGCAACGTGAAGTACGCAGTGAAGGGTATAAAATCAGCCCTGATTTGGCTGCAAAAGTAGAAGAATTTCGCGAAAAACTGAAAGATGACTACAAGGGTCAAAACGCGATTGTCATGACACAGGAATCGAAGAGATATTATCCTGAAGAAACCCTTGCCTCTCATCTCCTGGGGTATATGAGTCGTGATGGGAAGGCTGTCAACGGTCTGGAATTATCCTACGATGAACAGCTTACAGGTACAGATGGTTATCTGAACTATCAGAAGGATGCCAAAGGTATTAAGCTTCCCGATTCACAGGACAGCTATCTTCCTCCGCAAAACGGGAATAATCTGAAGCTGACAATCGATGATACCATTCAGTTCTACATCGAAAATGCAATGAAAGAAGCAGTAGCTCAGTACAATCCGCTGAGTATGACTGTCATTGCTGCAGATCCCAATACGATGGAAATTCTCGGTATGGCGAACTGGCCAACCTTTAATCCTAATACCTATGGGAATACGCCAGATCAGAAAAATTTTATTAACCATGCTATACAATCGATCTATGAGCCAGGGTCTACGTTTAAAATTGTTACCTTGGCGGGTGCAGTTGAAGAGAAGCTGTTTGATCCTAACGCCACGTTTGAATCCAAGCGGATCTATATCGGGGGTTACCCAATCAGTGACAACGGTCACGCTTATGGTCGAATTTCCTACTTGGAAGGTGTTAAACGTTCAAGTAATATTGCGTTTGTTAATTTGGGCTATAACATGCTTGGCGGTGAACGTTTGCGTCATTACATAGACCAATTCGGTTTTGGTAAAAAGACGGGCATTGATCTGCCGAGTGAATCAGCTTCACCAATCAAGCCGCTGGTTTATAAATCCGAAATTGCCACAGCCGCCTATGGTCATGGTCTTGTACAGGTAACACCAATCCAGCAGGTAGCAGCCGTTTCGGCCATTGCCAACGGTGGGAAACTCATGGAGCCGCACTTGGTGAAGGAGATTATCAATCCAAATGACGGTTCATCCGAAGTGATCAAGCCTAAAGTCGTTCGTCAGGTCATTTCCAAAGAATCTTCCAAACTGGTGAGCGGGTACCTAGAGCAGGTTGTTGCAGATCAGACGATTGGTACAGGACGTAATGCTTACATTGAAGGGTATCGTGTGGCTGGTAAAACCGGTACGGCCAGAAAAGTTGTCAACGGGGATTACAGTAAATCCAAAGACGTCGTTTCGTTTATCGGTTTTGCACCCGTAAATAATCCTAAAATTGCGATCCTGGTTGTGATTGACCAGCCGGACGGTGCCAATATTGGCGGAGGGAAAGCCGCCGCACCGGTATTCAAAAAGATTGCCAGTCAAGCTCTTCAATATATGGGAGTCCCGAAAGATACGGTGAAAACCACTGACAAAAAGTCAAAAACAACTCCGGTCGTTCAAGCCAAAGCTCCTGATCTGTCAGGTAAGACAGCGAAACAGGCCAGAAGCCAGCTTTTGAACGCAGGGATTGCCTATGAAACGCTCGGTCAAGGTGAAAGTGTTATTCGTCAGTACCCTGTACCGGGTGCGTCCATGAATCCGGGTCAGCGAATCTATCTGCTGACCGAAGAGAGTAGCAAGATGAAAATCCCTGATCTGACAGGTGAATCTCTCCGGGATGCACTTGAAGTACTTTCTCTTATGAAAGTGGGCGTAACCGTTAAAGGCGAAGGGTATGTCGTGAAGCAAACGGAGCAGGTGTCAGGCGAACAGAGAACGGTTCAGCTTAGCTTGCAGACAGCCAAAGCGGCGGTTACCGGTATAGCAGATGAGGCTCCTGAGTCTTCTGATCCAACGTCAGAAGATAAGGCTAATAACCAAGTGGAATCTGATGAAGCGGTGAACACGGAAGAAGCGGGGAAAACAAGTACGACAACCACACCTTCAAATGAGACCGAATCGTCTGCCGAGACATCAGATGAGACTTCGCTTCCATAG
- the mraY gene encoding phospho-N-acetylmuramoyl-pentapeptide-transferase, giving the protein MDFQVLLLTIGVSFILAVIAAPLLIPLLRRMKFGQQVREDGPQSHLKKSGTPTMGGVVILLAFTLAFLKFSAVKNTDFYVLLVATLGFGLIGFLDDYIKIVFKRSLGLTAKQKMIGQLFFSAVMCYLLIQNGHSTAISIPGTSFSFDWTGWFYYPFVVFMMLAITNAVNFTDGLDGLLSGVSAIAFGAFAIVAMQATSMPAAVCAAAMIGAVLGFLVYNAHPAKVFMGDTGSLGIGGAIGAVAIVTKTELLFVIIGGIFVIEILSVIIQVVSFKTRGKRIFKMSPIHHHFELSGWSEWRVVITFWAVGAILAALGLYLNKGL; this is encoded by the coding sequence ATGGATTTTCAGGTATTACTGTTAACAATCGGTGTTTCATTTATTTTGGCGGTGATTGCCGCACCGCTCTTGATTCCGTTGCTGCGTCGAATGAAATTCGGGCAGCAGGTTCGGGAAGATGGGCCACAGAGCCATCTGAAAAAAAGCGGAACACCTACGATGGGCGGAGTTGTTATTTTACTCGCGTTCACATTGGCCTTTTTGAAATTTTCAGCGGTCAAAAATACGGACTTTTATGTCCTGCTTGTGGCTACTCTCGGTTTCGGTCTGATCGGCTTCCTGGATGATTACATCAAAATTGTATTCAAACGTTCACTGGGGCTGACGGCTAAACAAAAGATGATTGGTCAGTTGTTTTTCAGTGCCGTGATGTGCTACTTACTGATCCAAAATGGACACAGTACAGCCATATCGATTCCAGGTACATCATTCTCTTTTGACTGGACGGGATGGTTTTACTATCCGTTTGTAGTATTCATGATGCTTGCCATCACGAATGCAGTCAACTTCACGGACGGTCTGGACGGCTTGCTGTCCGGGGTGAGCGCCATTGCATTTGGCGCATTTGCCATTGTGGCCATGCAAGCAACATCCATGCCAGCAGCAGTATGTGCAGCAGCAATGATCGGTGCGGTGCTTGGTTTCCTCGTATACAATGCACACCCTGCCAAAGTATTTATGGGAGATACAGGGTCCCTGGGAATTGGCGGTGCGATTGGTGCAGTCGCTATTGTGACGAAGACAGAACTTCTTTTTGTTATTATTGGCGGTATTTTCGTTATCGAGATTCTGTCCGTTATTATTCAAGTGGTATCATTTAAAACACGTGGCAAACGCATATTCAAAATGAGCCCGATTCATCACCACTTTGAACTGAGCGGCTGGTCGGAATGGCGAGTTGTCATTACTTTTTGGGCGGTAGGAGCCATATTGGCCGCTCTTGGACTTTATCTCAACAAGGGGTTGTAA
- a CDS encoding UDP-N-acetylmuramoyl-tripeptide--D-alanyl-D-alanine ligase, protein MKKTLAQIAEMCGGTLTDVAAYGDVSVEGVFTDSRKPTQGSLFIPLVGERFDGHEFVQTCVEKGAAGTLWQRDHGTEPRGAVIVVEDTLVALQVLASSYLRESDASVVGITGSNGKTTTKDIVDAILSTTFKVHKTQGNFNNHIGLPLTVLSMEPDTEIVILEMGMSGRGEIEELSVIAQPDVAIITNIGESHLLQLGSRLEIARAKAEIAAGMKPGGLLIYNGDEPLIEQVLAEPATKQPEGLQRYTFGLHTDNDDYPTGLMNVQNGVAFTTKQLGEAALTLPLLGTHNVVNCLAALAVARHYGVESEQIAAGLSGLKLTGMRIEVLQGVSGLTLLNDAYNASPTSMKAAVDVLESLKGYRNKVAVLGDMLELGPQEQELHRGIGEYITPAKMNMMLAYGSLSSSIAEGARQHMPADAVHAFESKEELTRFLLEKLHPRDVVLFKASRGMKLEDVVEALKIAPLQNRVD, encoded by the coding sequence ATAAAAAAAACATTGGCACAAATCGCCGAGATGTGTGGAGGAACACTAACTGACGTTGCCGCTTATGGAGATGTGTCTGTTGAAGGTGTATTTACAGATTCACGTAAGCCCACCCAGGGAAGTCTCTTTATCCCGCTGGTTGGCGAAAGGTTTGATGGACATGAGTTTGTGCAAACCTGTGTAGAGAAGGGTGCTGCTGGAACCCTATGGCAAAGGGACCATGGGACTGAACCACGAGGTGCTGTCATTGTGGTAGAGGATACCCTTGTTGCATTGCAGGTGCTCGCTTCATCCTATTTGCGGGAAAGCGATGCATCAGTCGTGGGTATTACGGGCAGCAATGGCAAAACAACAACGAAAGACATTGTGGATGCCATTCTGTCTACCACGTTCAAAGTGCACAAAACCCAAGGCAACTTTAATAACCATATTGGCCTGCCACTCACCGTACTAAGCATGGAGCCCGATACCGAAATTGTGATTCTTGAAATGGGCATGAGCGGCCGGGGGGAGATCGAAGAATTGTCTGTGATCGCCCAGCCGGATGTCGCGATCATCACGAACATTGGGGAGTCTCATCTGCTTCAACTGGGGTCCCGATTGGAGATTGCCCGTGCCAAGGCTGAAATCGCTGCTGGCATGAAACCAGGCGGTTTACTGATCTACAACGGAGACGAGCCTTTGATTGAACAAGTATTGGCAGAGCCGGCGACGAAGCAGCCTGAAGGCCTTCAGCGTTATACATTTGGCTTGCATACAGATAATGATGATTATCCAACTGGACTCATGAATGTGCAAAACGGGGTTGCTTTTACGACCAAGCAGTTGGGAGAAGCTGCTCTTACATTGCCATTGCTGGGGACTCATAATGTGGTTAACTGTCTTGCTGCGCTAGCGGTTGCACGACATTATGGAGTGGAATCCGAGCAAATTGCAGCAGGGCTGTCCGGATTGAAATTGACAGGCATGCGCATTGAAGTTCTTCAGGGTGTGAGTGGTCTGACCCTGCTCAATGATGCATACAATGCAAGCCCGACCTCCATGAAGGCCGCAGTGGATGTTCTAGAAAGCCTTAAGGGATATCGTAATAAAGTAGCTGTACTTGGCGATATGCTCGAACTGGGACCTCAGGAGCAAGAGCTTCATCGTGGCATCGGGGAGTATATTACACCTGCCAAAATGAATATGATGCTGGCTTATGGGTCTTTGTCATCAAGTATCGCTGAAGGGGCGAGACAGCACATGCCTGCGGACGCCGTACATGCGTTTGAGAGCAAAGAAGAATTGACCCGTTTTCTGCTGGAGAAGCTCCATCCGAGAGATGTTGTCTTGTTCAAGGCCTCACGGGGCATGAAGCTGGAGGATGTGGTCGAAGCGCTTAAAATAGCTCCATTACAGAATAGAGTAGACTAG
- the murD gene encoding UDP-N-acetylmuramoyl-L-alanine--D-glutamate ligase, with amino-acid sequence MNHPESYRGQKVVVLGLAKSGVQVAKVLDRAGAKVTVNDKKEREQCPEASELEALGISIVCGGHPDDLIQSDVKLVVKNPGIPYQAPPVQQALALGIEVVTEVEVAYHLCAAPMIGITGSNGKTTTTTWVGNMLEVAGLKPIVAGNIGTPLSEAAEQASADNWMVVELSSFQLKGTADFRPRIASLLNVAETHLDYHGDMDDYVASKAKLFSNQQPEDVAILNWDDPVCRGLVPYIKAKLLPFSLTEKLEAGVYADPPYVDGEEDDVKRQVIYADGQGNHHVIIDVEDIGIPGRFNVGNALAAVAIAVSAGADPSVLAAPLADFKGVEHRLEYVLEHDGAKYYNNSKATNSKATVMALNSFKEPVVLIAGGLDRGSDMMELLPLFQERVKAVVALGETRTKIAKVAELAGLKQIKVVDNEEDAAQTLTAAVQEASQLAAPGDVVLLSPACASWDMFASYEERGRIFKEAAHNL; translated from the coding sequence ATGAACCATCCTGAATCATATCGTGGACAAAAAGTGGTTGTACTTGGACTCGCGAAGAGTGGTGTGCAGGTTGCCAAAGTATTGGATCGTGCCGGCGCCAAGGTCACAGTTAATGATAAAAAAGAGAGAGAACAGTGTCCCGAAGCATCCGAATTGGAGGCTTTGGGAATTTCTATTGTGTGCGGAGGTCATCCCGACGACTTGATTCAAAGTGATGTGAAGCTTGTGGTCAAAAATCCGGGCATTCCGTATCAGGCACCTCCTGTGCAGCAGGCGCTTGCATTAGGCATCGAAGTAGTGACCGAAGTGGAGGTAGCTTATCATCTATGCGCTGCCCCTATGATCGGAATTACGGGTTCCAATGGGAAAACGACTACAACAACGTGGGTAGGCAACATGTTGGAGGTTGCCGGTTTGAAACCTATCGTTGCCGGTAATATTGGAACGCCATTGAGTGAGGCAGCAGAGCAGGCTTCTGCGGATAACTGGATGGTGGTAGAGCTTAGCAGTTTCCAACTCAAAGGAACAGCCGATTTCCGGCCGCGTATTGCCAGTTTGTTAAACGTAGCGGAGACTCATTTGGACTATCATGGAGACATGGATGATTATGTGGCTTCCAAAGCCAAATTATTTTCCAACCAGCAGCCGGAGGATGTAGCTATCCTGAACTGGGATGATCCGGTATGCCGCGGACTGGTTCCTTATATCAAAGCAAAACTGCTCCCATTTTCGCTGACAGAGAAGCTTGAAGCAGGGGTATATGCTGATCCTCCATACGTGGACGGGGAAGAGGATGATGTGAAGCGCCAGGTGATCTATGCAGACGGTCAGGGCAACCATCACGTCATTATTGATGTGGAAGACATCGGAATCCCGGGACGATTCAATGTCGGAAATGCATTGGCAGCAGTGGCTATTGCTGTGTCCGCTGGAGCCGACCCATCTGTGCTTGCTGCGCCTCTGGCTGACTTCAAGGGGGTTGAACACCGTCTTGAGTATGTACTTGAACATGATGGAGCTAAGTATTACAACAATTCCAAAGCGACCAACTCCAAGGCAACCGTAATGGCGCTGAACTCATTCAAGGAACCAGTCGTGCTCATTGCCGGAGGACTGGATCGTGGTTCAGACATGATGGAATTGCTGCCACTGTTCCAGGAGCGGGTGAAAGCTGTAGTTGCACTTGGTGAGACACGCACCAAAATTGCCAAGGTCGCAGAACTGGCGGGATTAAAGCAAATTAAGGTCGTCGATAATGAGGAGGACGCTGCCCAAACGTTAACCGCTGCCGTGCAGGAAGCTTCGCAGCTTGCAGCTCCGGGTGATGTCGTCTTGTTGTCACCGGCATGTGCAAGTTGGGACATGTTTGCTTCCTATGAAGAGCGAGGACGCATTTTTAAAGAGGCGGCGCATAACTTGTAA